The following coding sequences are from one Xiphophorus couchianus chromosome 7, X_couchianus-1.0, whole genome shotgun sequence window:
- the neurod1 gene encoding neurogenic differentiation factor 1, giving the protein MTRSVREELTSVESDEQRELCSPAGRETERAGAGAEEEEEEEEEDRLHHPEEDEEEDDEEDEEDEEDGENKPKRRGPKKKKMTKARLQRFKIRRMKANARERNRMHGLNDALESLRKVVPCYSKTQKLSKIETLRLAKNYIWALSEILRSGKAPDLMSFVQALCKGLSQPTTNLVAGCLQLNPRTFLPEQTPDMPTHLPPAGATAYPGHFSYQSPGLTAGLPSPPYGTMDPSHIFHQVKGQPYGSLEPFFDGVLVSDGPAFDPPLSPPLSINGNFSSFKHEPVAGSDFDKSFSFSVHYGGGGTGGHPSIYGSGGPNPRCGELQVEQLMGFDGHSHHERLMNAQLNAIFHDS; this is encoded by the exons ATGACCAGGTCTGTGAGGGAGGAGCTCACGTCGGTGGAGTCGGACGAGCAGCGGGAGCTCTGCAGCCCTGCAggcagagagacggagagagcAGGAGCGGGagctgaagaggaggaggaggaggaggaggaggaccgACTCCACCATccggaggaggacgaggaggaagacgacgaggaggatgaggaggacgaggaggatgGAGAGAACAAACCCAAGAGGCGAGGGccgaagaagaaaaagatgacCAAGGCTCGTCTTCAGAG GTTTAAGATCCGACGAATGAAGGCCAACGCCCGGGAGAGAAATCGCATGCACGGGTTGAACGACGCTTTGGAGAGTCTCCGAAAAGTCGTCCCCTGTTACTCCAAGACCCAGAAACTATCCAAAATTGAGACCCTGCGCCTCGCCAAGAACTACATCTGGGCTCTCAGTGAGATCCTGCGGTCTGGCAAGGCCCCCGACCTTATGAGTTTCGTCCAGGCGCTTTGCAAAG GTCTTTCTCAGCCGACCACCAACCTGGTGGCAGGCTGCCTTCAGCTGAACCCTCGGACCTTCCTCCCAGAGCAGACACCGGACATGCCCACGCACCTTCCCCCTGCCGGTGCCACCGCATATCCCGGACACTTCTCTTACCAGAGCCCTGGACTGACAGCCGGTTTGCCCAGCCCCCCCTACGGTACCATGGACCCTTCCCATATTTTCCACCAGGTCAAAGGCCAGCCATACGGTTCCTTGGAACCCTTCTTTGATGGAGTCCTGGTGTCCGATGGCCCGGCGTTCGACCCACCTCTCAGTCCGCCCCTGAGCATCAACGGTAACTTTTCGTCTTTCAAGCACGAGCCCGTCGCTGGCTCCGACTTCGACAAGAGCTTTTCCTTCAGCGTGCACTACGGAGGCGGAGGAACTGGTGGCCATCCCTCCATCTATGGCAGCGGGGGGCCCAACCCACGGTGCGGTGAGCTGCAGGTGGAACAACTGATGGGGTTTGACGGACACTCACACCACGAACGGCTGATGAACGCCCAGTTAAACGCCATCTTTCATGACTCCTGA